DNA from Nitrospira sp.:
ATCCCCTGCTGTTCAATCACATCGGCAAAATCCAGGTACACGCCATAACCGCCTGGCCCGACGCCACGGCCTTCGTCGCACACGGCCTTCACGGCGCGGGATGCGATATCTCGTGGTGCGAGATTGCCGAAACGTGGGTATCGGCGCTCTAGAAAGTAGTCGCGTTCTGCAGCCGGAATGTCACCCGGAGAGCGGTGATCCGCCGACATCTTCGGTACCCACAGCCGCCCGTCGTTCCGAAGCGATTCGGACATCAGGGTCAACTTGGCCTGATGAGCGTCCCCCGGGGGAATCGCCGTGGGGTGGATCTGCGTAAAGCAAGGATTCGCGAATGCAGCCCCCTGACCTGAGCGAGCCGATACACATTGGCCTCGCGAGAACGGAAGTCTCCACCTTTGATCATGTCATAAAACAGTCGGCCTACACTGTCTCCGTCGTCTTGGTAATTTTTTGCCGCGTTGATCCCCCCTGTGCCGCAATACTGTGGGCGCGGCGCGACTATCGTGAAAACAAAAACACTCGACCTGATAACCGAGTTGCCCCAATGTCGAAGCCGCGCTGGCTCTCGCAAGGCCGGCGACGGCGATGACCGTGATTTTCCCTTTGTTATTCGGACTCACCAATTTTTCGCTGAACCGTCGCCGGTCCCATTTGGTTTCCAGTGAGCCGGGAGGAATTTTCGGATCAAGTTTCATCATCCGCGTACGATCCCCAAGAAGATGGCTAGAATGATGGCGACGTTGCCGAGAACGACCAACAGCGCAACCGTGGGACCAGCGGCCTTGAAGAGTCGGTTGAATGCGGCATGTTCCAGCCCCAATGTCTGTAAACTGCTGGTGACGGCATGGTTCAGATGCAAGCCCAGCCCCAGCTGACCCGCCCAGTAGAGCGCCACGATGGATGGATTCTGAAAGGCATGGACGATCTTCCCATAAACATCACGATGTCCTTCGGCGTCGAGGCGATCGGCAGAAGAGGGATCGATGACGTCGGCCGTCAGATGCAACAGGTGGAAGATGATGAAGAGCAAGAGCACAATGCCGGAGGCGGCCATTGTGCGGGACGCAAAAGAGGCTTGGCGATACTCGCGGACCGCATACGCGACCGGGCGAGCACGACGATTTCGCAAGGTCAACCGGATCGCCAGTACGATATGGAGAACCGCAAGGCTCAGTAACCCGATCCGGGCTGTCCAGAGGAGGATCGGCATGTCTCGGAGAAGCGCCGCATAGGCATTGAGCGCAAGGGGTCCTTCGAATACCTGAAGATTTCCCGACATGTGAAAAATAACATAGATCACGAGCCCCAGCCCGCTCAGAGCCATCAGGTCGAACGCCGTGACACAGTTCCGCCCACCCGTTTACCCGATGGGCAACATCCTGTTAAAATAGTTATTTGTACTTAATATTATGCTTACGTATAAGATCACAAGGCTGCGATGGCTTGGGTCGGGGCCGATCGCTTCCACTATTTTCCCACGGTGTTGACACCGTTCGCCCGGTACCCGGTGTCACGTCCCTGACTCTGGTGCAACTCAAGTCACGAGAACCTACATTCATCTTGCTGAGCCTTTTCTTGAAGAACACAGTTGTGCTTTTTAGGATACAGGTATATTTTTACCTATTCATTGTATTTAATAGCAATATCAAATAGTTACGATTGTCACGTTTAGGCACACTGATTGCTTTGATAAAATGCGGCTGGCTGTGTTTAAGCATTTGATCGGATATATGAGGGAGGGTTTGTGCGCAATCAACAAACTTTGGCATCTGCGGTAACCTGTTCTGGCGTGGGACTCCATTCCGGTCAGTCGGCATCGATTACGCTGCGGCCGGCTCCTCCTGACACCGGTGTGGTTTTCGTCAATCGCAAAACGGACGTTGATACGTATCTTTCCGCCTCTATTGAACATCGCCTCCCGACCGAATTATGCACGGCCCTCAGCGGCAATGGCTTCCAGGTTCAGACCATCGAGCATCTGCTATCGGCGCTGTCCGGCCTTCATATCGATAATGCTTTCATCGATGTAACGGCAAGCGAAGTTCCGGTCATGGATGGAAGCGCCGCACCGTTTGTCCGAATGATTCAATCCGTCGGTATCGTCTCCCAAGAGCGGAAGCAGCCATTTCTTAAAATCATGGCCCCGATTGAAGTGCGCGAAGGAGCGAAGTGTGTTCGGATCGAACCGTCCTCCACCTCGAAAATCACCTACTCCATCCATTATGAGCATCCTCTGATCAAGACACAGACCTATGCGTATGATTGCTCCGCCAGCGCGTTTGAGAATGAGATTGCCGAGGCCAGGACATTTGGGTTTCTGTACGAAGTCCAAGCATTATGGGCTCGAGGGCTCGGCAAAGGAGGAACACTCGACAACACGGTTGTGCTGTCGAGTGATGGGGTCATCAATGATTCCGGTCTCCGATTCGATGACGAGTTTGTCCGTCACAAGATTCTTGATCTGATCGGTGACTTTTCCCTTATGGGAATGCCCTTCATCGGCCACATTGTCGCAGACCGGTCAGGGCATGCACTCCACACTCGGTTGGTTCAACAAATCCTGACGCAGCCGGAGAAGTGGGTGATTTTGAATGCGGACTCTTCAGGAGAAAGCAAGCGGTCGGTCACGCACGCGCTTCATCTTCAGCCGGCCGTTGCGCTTCAGGCCTCTTAGTTTATAACGGGTTCTCTGTCTCCTGCTGTGGTCGTTCTAGGTGGGACGGTCTTCTAATTCCAGAACATCGCAGTATGGTACGCCGGGGGTAAGTGGCCTTACCCCCGGCGTATCAATCATAGCGGGGATTACTTCTTCTTCTTCTTCGCTGCCTTTTTCGTTGCCAAGATTCTCACCCCCCTTCGCACTGTCGAGTTAAGCCCGTTGACTCACCGCTACACGGCTTGAATCAGCATATCGTCCAAGGCTTCGAACGTATTTGGACCGACCTTTCTGAACCGCTTGTCACGCTTGAGCGACGTCGCGATCGACGTGAGCGGCGTTTTCCCTTTGATCTGCAACCCGCCTTCGATCAAACGCTGCACCAGCTCTTTTGCGTGCATCGCACGATTCGATTCTCGGAGAATTTCATAGGCTGCTTGAGGGACGCTTTTCCCCACATACTTACTCCGTCCAAGAAGAATCTCCCGCGATTGATCGGTAACGTCCATAACCGGCGCAGGCCGGATCCCCTTGGGATCATCCGTTGTAATGATCTGGTTGGAGAGACTGGCCAGCTTGGCCTTGTCGGCTTCGACAC
Protein-coding regions in this window:
- a CDS encoding succinate dehydrogenase cytochrome b subunit; amino-acid sequence: MALSGLGLVIYVIFHMSGNLQVFEGPLALNAYAALLRDMPILLWTARIGLLSLAVLHIVLAIRLTLRNRRARPVAYAVREYRQASFASRTMAASGIVLLLFIIFHLLHLTADVIDPSSADRLDAEGHRDVYGKIVHAFQNPSIVALYWAGQLGLGLHLNHAVTSSLQTLGLEHAAFNRLFKAAGPTVALLVVLGNVAIILAIFLGIVRG
- the lpxC gene encoding UDP-3-O-acyl-N-acetylglucosamine deacetylase; the protein is MRNQQTLASAVTCSGVGLHSGQSASITLRPAPPDTGVVFVNRKTDVDTYLSASIEHRLPTELCTALSGNGFQVQTIEHLLSALSGLHIDNAFIDVTASEVPVMDGSAAPFVRMIQSVGIVSQERKQPFLKIMAPIEVREGAKCVRIEPSSTSKITYSIHYEHPLIKTQTYAYDCSASAFENEIAEARTFGFLYEVQALWARGLGKGGTLDNTVVLSSDGVINDSGLRFDDEFVRHKILDLIGDFSLMGMPFIGHIVADRSGHALHTRLVQQILTQPEKWVILNADSSGESKRSVTHALHLQPAVALQAS
- a CDS encoding winged helix-turn-helix domain-containing protein, with the protein product MEELTDILVGLEQRINAYKSRFHELEKKRRRLDDEIATIKKYLELAETLYRVEADKAKLASLSNQIITTDDPKGIRPAPVMDVTDQSREILLGRSKYVGKSVPQAAYEILRESNRAMHAKELVQRLIEGGLQIKGKTPLTSIATSLKRDKRFRKVGPNTFEALDDMLIQAV